One window from the genome of Mugil cephalus isolate CIBA_MC_2020 chromosome 23, CIBA_Mcephalus_1.1, whole genome shotgun sequence encodes:
- the LOC125000675 gene encoding four and a half LIM domains protein 2-like — MVERYDCRECEESLYGQKYILKEETPYCIKCYEALFSNNCEVCTKLIGCTNKDLSYKDRHWHSECFLCIKCSRSLVDRPFATKDDMLMCTECYSNEYSAKCHACLKTIMPGSKKMEHRGNSWHENCFTCNRCQQPIGTRSFVQKDASNYCLPCYEKQFALKCFHCKKPITTGGVNYRDQPWHKECFVCIGCKQQLAGQRFTSRDDFAYCLDCFCNLFAKKCAYCTTSISGLGGSKYISFEQRQWHNDCFNCKKCSVSLVGRGFLTCKDDILCPDCGKDF, encoded by the exons ATGGTCGAGCGCTACGACTGCAGGGAGTGTGAGGAGTCCCTGTACGGGCAGAAGTACATCCTGAAGGAGGAAACCCCGTACTGCATCAAGTGCTATGAGGCTCTTTTCTCCAACAACTGTGAAGTGTGCACGAAGCTCATTGGCTGCACCAACaag gATCTGTCGTACAAAGACCGCCACTGGCACAGCGAGTGCTTCCTCTGCATCAAGTGCAGCCGGTCCCTGGTCGACCGGCCTTTCGCCACCAAGGACGACATGCTGATGTGCACCGAGTGCTACAGCAACGAGTACTCCGCCAAATGCCATGCGTGTCTGAAGACCATCATGCCAG GCTCTAAAAAGATGGAGCACAGAGGCAACAGTTGGCATGAGAACTGCTTCACCTGCAACCGCTGCCAGCAGCCCATCGGCACCAGGAGCTTCGTCCAGAAGGACGCCAGCAACTACTGCCTACCCTGCTACGAGAAGCAGTTTGCTCTCAAGTGCTTCCACTGCAAGAAG CCCATCACCACTGGAGGAGTGAACTACCGCGACCAGCCCTGGCATAAGGAGTGCTTTGTTTGCATTGGCTGCAAGCAGCAGCTGGCCGGCCAGCGGTTCACTTCCCGGGACGACTTCGCCTACTGCCTCGACTGCTTCTGCAACCTGTTTGCCAAGAAATGTGCCTACTGCACCACCTCGATCAGCG GTCTCGGGGGCAGTAAGTACATCTCCTTCGAGCAGCGCCAGTGGCACAACGACTGCTTCAACTGCAAAAAGTGCAGCGTGTCTCTGGTCGGCCGAGGTTTCCTGACGTGCAAAGACGACATCCTCTGCCCCGACTGTGGCAAAGACTTCTGA
- the c23h7orf57 gene encoding uncharacterized protein C7orf57 homolog: MSEMSAAVPNHRRTKPGGIKPGAVTSGVTGPTSQIPGLSQTADETSPVERTSGRRVGIFETDSEYVKLAKQGGHKGLLSHDADSEDKPMKNYNPPNWFGDESKSGSKATSPDGQMKGGRQPLAAPFGTDNGSTWERERDRFSGTDKTSPDDAAAGDMEGLSLTGKYKRTSYDKKAPPVSMSKLLSHGYVEEKKKSPNDDDASSVTSEQTSTIATEDVDDLE, from the exons atgt CTGAAATGAGTGCTGCTGTACCCAACCATCGAAGGACCAAGCCCGGTG GTATAAAACCTGGGGCCGTGACCAGCGGCGTGACTGGACCCACCTCCCAGATCCCCGGGCTGTCCCAGACCGCGGACGAAACCTCCCCGGTGGAGCGCACCAGCGGGCGACGTGTCGGGATATTTGAGACGGATTCGGAGTACGTCAAGCTCGCCAAGCAGGGAGGACACAAAG GCCTGTTGAGTCATGACGCCGATTCAGAGGACAAGCCCATGAAGAACTACAATCCTCCCAACTGGTTCGGCGACGAGTCAAAGAG TGGAAGCAAAGCAACGTCTCCCGACGGCCAGATGAAGGGAGGCCGGCAGCCTCTGGCTGCACCGTTTGGCACCGATAACGGTTCGACCTGGGAAAGAGAGCGCGATAGGTTTTCTGGTACAGATAAG ACGTCTcctgatgatgctgctgccgGAGACATGGAGGGACTTTCACTAACCGGCAAATACAAGAGAAC GTCTTACGATAAGAAGGCTCCTCCAGTCAGCATGTCCAAGCTGCTGAGTCACGGATacgtggaggagaagaagaagtcgcCCAATGACGACGATGCTTCAA GTGTGACCTCAGAACAGACCAGCACCATAGCAACGGAGGACGTGGACGACCTGGAGTAG